The Mangifera indica cultivar Alphonso chromosome 8, CATAS_Mindica_2.1, whole genome shotgun sequence genome has a window encoding:
- the LOC123223429 gene encoding GDSL esterase/lipase At4g28780-like, producing the protein MITVFVPAIVMGRVARQAEAARAFFVFGYSFVDSGNNNYLATTARADYPPYGIDYPTHTPTGRFSDGLNLPDVISESIGIEAPLPYLSPELTGQKLLTGANFASAGVGILNDTGLQFLNILGIHRQLELFGEYQERLSGIVGQGPAEELVSKALVLMTLGGNDFVNNYFLSPFTPRRSQYTIPHYCRYLINEYKRILLRLYGLGARRVIVTGVGQLGCVPAELALEGSLRGECVGEPQQAKAIYNPLLVQLLQDLNTNVGSHIFISSNAFDMNMDIIDNPKRYGFETSNVACCGQGPYNGLGLCTTFSFLCANRNSHVFWDAFHPSERAVRLIVKQMVTGSTKYMNPLNLSTIMELDK; encoded by the exons ATGATCACTGTTTTTGTCCCAGCGATTGTAATGGGGAGAGTTGCACGTCAAGCTGAGGCAGCTCGCGCTTTCTTTGTGTTCGGCTACTCGTTTGTTGACAGTGGCAATAATAACTACTTAGCCACCACTGCTCGTGCTGATTATCCACCTTATGGCATTGACTATCCAACCCACACACCAACTGGCCGCTTCTCCGATGGTCTAAACCTCCCTGATGTTATCA GTGAGTCCATCGGTATTGAAGCGCCGCTGCCTTACTTGAGCCCTGAGCTCACTGGCCAAAAACTACTAACAGGAGCCAACTTTGCTTCGGCTGGAGTTGGGATTCTCAACGACACAGGACTTCAGTTT CTCAACATACTAGGAATCCATAGACAGTTGGAGTTGTTTGGAGAGTACCAAGAAAGGCTAAGTGGGATCGTTGGACAAGGCCCGGCAGAGGAGCTAGTGAGCAAAGCACTGGTCCTCATGACGCTCGGTGGCAATGACTTTGTTAATAACTATTTTTTGTCACCTTTCACTCCTAGAAGAAGCCAATACACTATCCCACACTACTGCAGATATCTCATCAACGAGTATAAGAGGATCCTTTT GAGGCTGTATGGCTTAGGAGCACGCAGGGTGATCGTGACAGGGGTTGGACAATTGGGCTGTGTTCCTGCTGAGTTAGCTTTGGAGGGCAGCCTGAGAGGAGAATGTGTGGGGGAGCCCCAACAAGCGAAGGCAATTTACAATCCTCTGCTTGTCCAATTGCTTCAAGACCTCAACACAAACGTCGGCTCTCATATTTTCATTTCCTCTAATGCATTTGATATGAACATGGACATCATCGACAACCCAAAAAGATATG GTTTTGAGACTTCAAATGTAGCATGCTGTGGGCAAGGACCTTACAATGGACTCGGACTTTGTAcaactttctcttttctctGCGCAAACAGGAATAGCCATGTATTTTGGGACGCTTTTCATCCTAGTGAACGTGCAGTCAGGCTCATTGTCAAGCAGATGGTGACTGGCTCAACCAAATATATGAACCCATTAAATCTAAGCACCATTATGGAACtggataaataa